The following coding sequences lie in one Bacteroides helcogenes P 36-108 genomic window:
- a CDS encoding SusC/RagA family TonB-linked outer membrane protein, which translates to MNLSFRKTALLVGICSTVSLTYTPRLFAASSDAVESVQQAKRITGTVTDALGPVIGANVLEKGTTNGVITDINGNFTLNVQPGATLVVSFIGYQPQEIVVGNQSKFNIQLKEDTEMLDEVIVVGYGVQKKKLVTGATVEVKGEDIAKLNTTQALGALQSQSPGVNIQAVSGQPGDGFKVTIRGAGTNGDTKPLYIIDGVGGDINNLNPADIERIDVLKDAASCAIYGAAAANGVILVTTKQGKEGKIQVSYDGNIGWQNVYKMPDLLNAKQYMEVQDMVRFNSSSEPRDWSKYIDTDLLAAYNNGSNAGTNWLEAIRNKNAVTTSHALNITSGTDRTKFSTGLGYQYQDGAFGNMVKSDFRRFTLRINSEHVVYRNDDKLDVVKIGENIYYQHSQKQGLDNGNQYGNMISNMLRANPLVPLYNANGDYFGYEDLKNSGTEGWFNYNSYTTNPIASMMNSQSANNKSVNFKLNATGYLEIQPFKNLIYRGQLNYNQSSWSWRCYLPAYKLNDQGDSRAADEATNKTGLGWGWSTTNTLTYKFDLAEKNHFDVLIGTEYGESRPDFGFELEGRASNSVFGDMNHAYMNFMKDNTAKATVSGKPYGDSRSMSYFGRLNYDFNETYMFSAIIRADGSSVFAPGKRWGYFPSFSAGWVVSNEKFMEKTADWLSFLKIRAGWGQNGNKNAVDNFAYQATFAYDAYSNYSFGNNKDGYTSGASPSRLANEDITWETSEQTNIGLDARFLNNRFGVTFDWYEKKTKDLLLKVPVTPTTGFSEQLKNAGTVRNRGIELALNWNDKIGKEFNYGVSWNMAMNSNKVTEVNSTRKYNNGGSDLLSQGTGYMARFEEGHPIGYFWGYKTDGVIQNQADLAAYVATLKDGNAANSKQGANLKPGDLKFVDFNGDGVINDEDKTDLGNPHPDVTMGISLNASYKGFDVSVTGFAALGQQVARSYRKFTDGEQENYTTEVYEYWHGEGTSNKYPLIARMNEGANWQTISDIYVENADYFRLQNLTVGYDIKKLWKSCPFQQLRIYAAAQNLFTITGYKGMDPENGRAINDKEPWITGVDLGNYPQPRTYMLGVNIKF; encoded by the coding sequence ATGAATTTGAGTTTCAGAAAAACAGCACTGCTTGTGGGTATTTGTTCAACTGTCAGTTTGACCTATACTCCACGGCTTTTCGCCGCATCATCCGATGCAGTTGAATCTGTACAACAAGCAAAAAGAATCACAGGTACTGTAACGGATGCATTGGGCCCGGTTATCGGAGCCAATGTACTGGAGAAAGGGACAACGAACGGTGTCATAACCGATATTAATGGCAATTTTACCTTGAATGTACAACCGGGTGCTACTCTCGTAGTCTCTTTTATTGGTTATCAGCCACAGGAAATAGTGGTAGGCAATCAGTCGAAATTTAATATCCAATTGAAAGAGGATACTGAAATGCTGGATGAAGTAATCGTAGTGGGTTATGGTGTCCAGAAGAAGAAGTTGGTGACCGGGGCTACGGTTGAAGTGAAAGGTGAAGATATTGCGAAGCTGAATACCACCCAGGCTTTGGGCGCGTTGCAGAGCCAGTCTCCCGGCGTAAACATTCAGGCGGTGTCCGGGCAGCCGGGCGACGGATTTAAGGTAACTATCCGTGGTGCGGGTACTAATGGTGACACCAAGCCGCTTTATATCATTGATGGTGTGGGCGGTGACATTAACAATCTGAATCCGGCGGATATTGAGCGTATTGATGTACTGAAAGATGCCGCATCTTGTGCCATTTATGGTGCTGCCGCTGCCAATGGCGTTATTTTGGTAACCACCAAGCAGGGCAAAGAAGGCAAGATTCAAGTAAGCTATGACGGCAATATCGGTTGGCAGAATGTATATAAGATGCCCGATCTGCTGAATGCAAAGCAATACATGGAGGTGCAGGATATGGTGCGTTTCAACAGTTCGTCGGAACCACGCGACTGGTCCAAATATATAGACACTGATTTGTTGGCGGCTTATAACAATGGTTCTAATGCCGGAACAAACTGGCTTGAGGCCATCCGCAACAAAAATGCAGTGACTACCAGTCATGCATTGAATATCACCAGTGGAACGGATCGTACCAAATTTTCTACGGGTCTTGGTTATCAATATCAAGATGGCGCGTTCGGTAATATGGTTAAATCAGATTTTCGCCGTTTTACGCTACGCATAAATTCAGAGCATGTAGTTTATCGTAATGATGATAAACTGGATGTAGTTAAGATCGGTGAAAATATATACTATCAGCACTCGCAGAAACAAGGTCTTGATAATGGCAATCAGTATGGTAACATGATTTCTAATATGCTTCGTGCCAATCCATTGGTTCCCCTTTATAATGCTAATGGCGATTACTTTGGTTACGAAGACTTGAAGAATTCCGGAACTGAAGGATGGTTTAACTACAATTCGTACACGACCAATCCGATTGCTTCTATGATGAACTCTCAAAGCGCCAACAACAAAAGTGTAAACTTCAAATTGAATGCGACAGGCTATTTGGAAATACAGCCCTTTAAAAATTTAATATATCGCGGACAGCTTAATTATAACCAAAGTTCATGGTCGTGGCGTTGCTATCTTCCTGCATACAAGCTCAATGATCAAGGTGACAGCCGTGCGGCAGATGAAGCTACTAATAAGACTGGTTTAGGTTGGGGATGGAGCACCACTAATACGTTGACTTATAAATTTGATCTTGCGGAGAAAAATCATTTTGATGTATTGATTGGTACGGAATACGGAGAATCTCGTCCTGATTTTGGATTTGAACTGGAAGGTAGGGCCTCTAATTCTGTATTTGGAGATATGAATCATGCCTACATGAATTTTATGAAAGACAATACAGCTAAAGCTACGGTATCTGGCAAGCCTTATGGTGATTCAAGAAGTATGTCTTATTTCGGTCGTTTGAATTATGATTTCAATGAAACATATATGTTTTCGGCCATTATCCGTGCCGATGGTTCTTCTGTGTTTGCACCGGGTAAGCGCTGGGGATATTTCCCTTCATTCAGCGCAGGTTGGGTAGTGTCTAATGAAAAATTTATGGAAAAGACCGCTGATTGGTTGAGCTTTTTGAAGATTCGTGCCGGTTGGGGACAAAATGGAAATAAGAATGCAGTGGACAATTTTGCTTATCAGGCTACATTTGCTTATGATGCATATAGCAACTATTCTTTTGGCAACAATAAAGATGGTTATACTTCCGGTGCTTCCCCTTCCCGTCTGGCCAATGAAGACATTACATGGGAAACTTCGGAGCAGACTAATATAGGCCTTGATGCCCGCTTCCTCAATAACCGTTTTGGGGTAACGTTCGATTGGTACGAAAAGAAGACCAAAGATTTATTGCTCAAGGTTCCTGTAACTCCTACAACGGGCTTTTCCGAACAGTTGAAAAATGCCGGTACTGTACGAAACAGAGGAATTGAACTTGCGCTTAACTGGAATGACAAGATTGGTAAAGAGTTTAATTATGGTGTAAGTTGGAATATGGCTATGAACAGTAATAAGGTGACAGAGGTTAATAGTACCCGGAAATACAACAATGGCGGAAGTGATTTGCTTTCTCAGGGAACCGGTTATATGGCTCGTTTTGAAGAAGGTCATCCCATTGGTTACTTCTGGGGGTATAAGACAGACGGCGTCATCCAAAATCAGGCTGATTTGGCTGCTTATGTTGCTACACTGAAAGATGGAAATGCTGCTAATTCCAAGCAGGGGGCCAACCTTAAACCTGGTGATTTGAAATTCGTGGACTTTAACGGTGATGGTGTTATCAATGATGAGGATAAGACCGATCTTGGTAATCCGCATCCGGATGTTACTATGGGAATCAGCTTGAATGCTTCTTATAAAGGATTTGATGTTTCGGTAACAGGCTTTGCGGCTCTCGGACAGCAGGTGGCTCGTTCTTATCGTAAATTTACAGACGGTGAACAAGAGAATTATACTACTGAAGTCTATGAATATTGGCATGGAGAAGGCACTTCCAATAAATATCCGCTGATTGCCCGCATGAATGAAGGCGCTAACTGGCAGACCATCTCTGATATTTATGTTGAGAACGCAGATTATTTCCGTCTGCAGAATTTAACTGTCGGCTATGACATCAAAAAGTTATGGAAGTCTTGCCCGTTCCAGCAATTGCGTATATATGCGGCTGCTCAGAATCTGTT